TGTGCGTTGGTCGAAGGGTGTGCGTTGCGGGCTGAAGATCCACCGTTCCCGATTGATGCGGCGCAACTGTCGATGGCGTGGAGCGGGGTGCATGACAACGATCCGGCGGAGAAATGGCTGCGGTCGCGGATCAGTCAGTTCATGTCGGTGTCGCTGGATATTCCGGCCTAACAAGACCTGAAACACAATTCGGTCATCGATTCATAACTCTGTGGGAGCGAGCTTGCTCGCTCCCACAATGATTTGTGTCGTTCGTGGGTTCTGCGTGTTCTCCCAAAAAGAGCACACCCATCCAATTTCCCCCCGATCAATCGTTGCACCATGGCCTGCAATGATTGATCAAGGGTGGGCCCATGAACGCTGTACAACGCAATGACCAGGCGCAAAACCTCGGCCTGCTGTTCCTGCGGGTCACTGGCGGGTTGTTTCTGCTGTTCGTCCACGGCTTGCCCAAGCTGCTGGACTTCACCGCGCAGCTGCAACTGATCGAAGACCCGTTCCACCTCGGTGCCCACCTCACTTTGATACTGGCGATCTTCGCCGAAGTCCTCTGTCCGCTGCTGATCGTCGCCGGGGTGCTGGCGCGTCTGGCGTGCTTGCCTATTCTGTTTGTGCTGCTGGTGGCGCTGCTGCTCGTGCATCCGCAATGGAGTGTGGCCGAAGGGCAGTTCGGCTGGTTGCTGTTGATCCTCTTCACCACTGTTCTGATCGCCGGGCCGGGACGGCTGGCGCTCAATGTTCGTTTGCCCGGAGTGCTCCGTTATGCCTGATGCCCAGACCCTGAAAAAACCGGGACCCGAAGAAACCGTGACGCTGATCGTCAAGCACCGGGTCAAGGCCGGTTTTGAGCAGCCGTACGAAGCCTGGCTGCGCAATATCGTCAGCGTGGCGGGGCGCGAAGAAGGGCATTTGGGCGTGGACGTGATGCGCAGCCAGCAGGGTGGCCTCGC
The sequence above is a segment of the Pseudomonas sp. HS6 genome. Coding sequences within it:
- a CDS encoding DoxX family protein, whose translation is MNAVQRNDQAQNLGLLFLRVTGGLFLLFVHGLPKLLDFTAQLQLIEDPFHLGAHLTLILAIFAEVLCPLLIVAGVLARLACLPILFVLLVALLLVHPQWSVAEGQFGWLLLILFTTVLIAGPGRLALNVRLPGVLRYA